The proteins below are encoded in one region of Mesoplasma melaleucae:
- a CDS encoding Mbov_0397 family ICE element conjugal transfer ATPase has translation MSRKRAYIPKTLNNVIKMSKNNNWFTMYDLLFCFVFLIVALIFVFTLSILGIIGQIFVGIIVFFGLFSMLLPTKVGRNLRVYQVIWKTFKFSSEIKKFKINTSNDTKNLVSFKKIIDDGNDISKFVLTKSSVGGKPFMASAVKIVGYDLFRFSEEEQNLLINNMQNLFMNIESNMSLIKVDRPLDLQANKKFWKRKLELLEKNKKEYTDIQYQTRKEQIQGFINLHEKEGSYLSSDNLDKEFYFVIYSTIKKKLMKNIYELMQAASTVKLKAEHINACELVNVYLGLVNPMHPKLTDQEIMDHRNDLDKLLAFNDLKVNGKYLCANNDKDLNKLYLNISNIKQYPNFPTRSWLASLVYSNSNFVININDIFKEDISKKLSNQLQVLNSNIVTHSKKDLIGKSSQEKDAELIWELIDDLASGNEKIKKINTYIISYSNNLKQLQEYNQMLRKTLKNERILIDDMTFNQLEGFSGAIIKPTDEYGAKYATYTPTLALAESFPFLSSDLRDEEGTPLGNNELQDVVVLDTFVKTRSRMNHNAFLTGFSGAGKTTALKVLMNGHLAKGGIVRAIDPENEYSSMARKYGGIVIDAGTGREGRINPLQPLIQLIDDENHNLTSNQIIQYHIEFFETWLKILFGDRRNINEMAPLISFALGDLYQQPKYKKVENILDQKAEWYPTFTDLIKFIRTEQKANKKYQTDGYEESVNLLENSFVDFGKYSELYNGPSVISIKNKNDLIVYNIQSLLEKSKNLQQAQMTLITAVIQNEVKINSLLSDKRIMVLIDEAHLLIDERNTAALDFIFQLVKRIRKRNGGVVLATQNLEDFFSTKENSKKTMAIVTNSLYVFVGKTPPQNIETVEEMYKSIGGLTISQREFLLKAESGQFILRIGSDETHNINFVVTKDLESVIDAKVEF, from the coding sequence ATGAGTAGAAAAAGAGCTTATATACCAAAAACATTAAATAACGTTATTAAAATGAGTAAAAATAATAATTGATTTACAATGTACGATCTATTATTTTGCTTTGTATTTTTAATAGTTGCTTTAATATTTGTATTTACATTATCTATTTTAGGAATAATAGGACAAATATTTGTTGGAATAATTGTATTTTTTGGATTATTTAGTATGTTGTTACCAACTAAAGTTGGAAGAAATTTAAGAGTTTATCAAGTTATTTGAAAGACATTTAAATTCAGTTCTGAAATTAAGAAGTTTAAAATTAATACTAGTAATGACACAAAAAATTTAGTTTCATTTAAAAAAATTATCGATGATGGAAATGACATTTCTAAATTTGTTTTAACAAAATCTAGTGTTGGTGGAAAACCATTTATGGCATCAGCTGTAAAAATAGTTGGGTATGATTTATTTAGATTTTCAGAAGAAGAACAAAATTTATTGATAAATAACATGCAAAACTTATTTATGAATATTGAAAGCAATATGTCATTAATTAAAGTTGATAGACCATTAGATTTACAAGCTAATAAAAAGTTTTGAAAAAGAAAACTTGAGTTATTAGAAAAAAACAAAAAAGAATACACTGATATTCAATACCAAACTCGTAAAGAACAAATTCAGGGATTTATAAATTTACATGAAAAAGAAGGAAGTTACTTATCAAGTGATAACTTAGATAAAGAATTTTATTTTGTTATTTATTCAACTATCAAAAAGAAATTGATGAAAAACATTTATGAACTTATGCAAGCAGCTTCAACTGTTAAGTTAAAAGCAGAGCACATAAATGCATGTGAACTTGTAAATGTATATCTTGGCTTAGTAAATCCAATGCACCCAAAATTAACTGATCAAGAAATAATGGATCATAGAAATGACCTAGATAAACTTTTAGCATTTAATGATTTAAAAGTTAATGGAAAATATTTATGTGCAAATAATGATAAAGATTTAAACAAACTTTATTTGAATATTTCAAATATTAAGCAATATCCAAATTTTCCAACAAGAAGTTGACTAGCAAGTCTAGTATATTCAAATTCAAATTTTGTTATAAATATCAATGACATATTCAAAGAAGATATTTCAAAGAAATTATCTAATCAATTGCAAGTTTTAAATTCAAACATTGTAACTCATTCTAAAAAAGACTTGATTGGTAAGTCTTCTCAAGAAAAAGATGCAGAACTTATTTGAGAATTAATCGATGATTTAGCAAGCGGAAATGAAAAGATAAAAAAAATTAATACATACATCATTTCTTATTCTAATAATTTAAAACAACTCCAAGAATATAATCAAATGTTAAGAAAAACATTAAAGAATGAAAGAATACTTATTGATGATATGACTTTTAATCAACTAGAAGGATTTTCAGGTGCTATTATCAAGCCAACTGATGAATATGGGGCTAAATATGCAACTTATACACCAACGCTTGCCCTTGCTGAATCTTTTCCATTTTTATCATCAGATTTAAGAGATGAAGAAGGAACACCATTAGGTAATAATGAATTACAAGATGTTGTAGTTTTAGATACTTTTGTTAAAACAAGAAGTAGAATGAATCATAATGCATTTTTAACCGGATTTTCAGGTGCAGGTAAAACTACAGCACTTAAGGTTTTAATGAACGGTCATTTAGCTAAAGGGGGAATAGTTAGAGCTATTGATCCTGAAAATGAATACTCAAGCATGGCAAGAAAATATGGCGGCATAGTAATTGATGCAGGAACAGGAAGAGAAGGAAGAATCAATCCTTTACAACCTTTAATTCAATTGATAGATGATGAAAATCATAACTTGACTTCAAATCAAATAATTCAGTATCATATCGAATTTTTTGAAACTTGATTAAAAATTTTATTTGGAGATAGAAGAAACATCAATGAAATGGCACCTTTAATTTCTTTTGCTTTAGGTGATTTATATCAACAACCAAAATATAAAAAAGTAGAAAATATTTTAGACCAAAAAGCTGAATGATACCCAACTTTTACAGATCTAATAAAATTTATTCGAACTGAGCAAAAAGCAAATAAAAAATATCAAACTGATGGATATGAAGAATCAGTAAACTTGCTAGAAAATTCATTTGTAGATTTTGGAAAATATTCAGAATTATATAATGGACCTTCTGTAATAAGTATTAAAAATAAAAATGACTTAATTGTATATAACATTCAATCATTATTAGAGAAAAGTAAGAATCTACAACAAGCTCAAATGACTTTAATTACTGCTGTTATCCAAAATGAAGTTAAAATTAATTCTTTATTAAGCGATAAAAGAATCATGGTATTAATTGATGAGGCGCATTTACTTATTGATGAAAGAAATACTGCAGCTTTAGATTTTATTTTCCAATTAGTTAAAAGAATTAGAAAAAGAAATGGTGGAGTTGTGCTAGCTACTCAAAATCTTGAAGACTTTTTTTCAACAAAAGAAAATAGTAAAAAAACAATGGCAATTGTAACAAACTCACTTTACGTATTTGTTGGTAAAACTCCGCCACAAAATATTGAAACAGTTGAAGAAATGTATAAATCAATTGGTGGATTAACAATAAGTCAACGTGAATTTTTATTAAAAGCTGAAAGTGGTCAATTTATTTTAAGAATTGGTTCAGATGAAACACACAATATTAATTTTGTAGTAACAAAAGATTTAGAATCAGTTATTGATGCAAAAGTAGAATTTTAA
- a CDS encoding DNA adenine methylase translates to MNKFISPLTWPGGKSKQWNLIKSYFPKETKNLIYIEPFFGGGSVGLNALREDMFNKYYFSDLDENLIFFWKSLSNSEQWNNLNLEKWFYPNSSLEWLKNNKNDAFDGLIFLLKNNLNFNGQSKGTWTQQRLQQNWNLNKYKRIIVCKKLLEENNNKIHFSINDFGLLCSYRWSDKYKKMFVYLDPPYYQKNVYKYNFVEQDWKDLIRVIGELNERGVRFLISINDCPETRYMFKDYYIYEAEWKYTSSNTKKSKVRMGKELIITNYKKEF, encoded by the coding sequence ATGAATAAATTTATAAGTCCATTAACTTGACCTGGAGGCAAATCTAAACAATGAAACTTAATAAAATCTTATTTTCCAAAAGAAACTAAAAACCTTATCTACATAGAACCATTTTTTGGCGGAGGATCTGTTGGTCTTAATGCTTTAAGAGAGGATATGTTTAATAAATATTATTTTAGTGATTTGGATGAAAATTTAATATTTTTTTGAAAATCTTTATCTAACTCTGAACAATGAAATAATCTAAATTTAGAAAAATGATTTTATCCTAATTCATCTCTAGAATGATTAAAAAATAATAAGAATGATGCCTTTGACGGATTAATCTTCTTGTTAAAGAATAACTTAAATTTTAATGGACAAAGTAAAGGAACTTGAACTCAACAACGATTACAACAAAATTGAAATTTAAACAAATATAAAAGAATTATAGTTTGTAAAAAACTTCTTGAAGAAAATAATAATAAAATTCATTTTTCAATAAATGATTTTGGACTTTTATGCTCATATAGATGAAGTGACAAATATAAAAAAATGTTTGTTTATTTAGATCCTCCTTATTACCAAAAAAACGTCTATAAATATAATTTTGTAGAACAAGATTGAAAAGACTTAATAAGAGTTATTGGTGAACTAAATGAAAGAGGAGTAAGATTTTTAATCAGTATAAATGATTGTCCTGAAACTAGATACATGTTTAAAGATTATTACATATATGAAGCGGAATGAAAATATACCTCATCTAATACTAAAAAAAGCAAAGTAAGAATGGGAAAAGAACTTATAATCACAAATTATAAAAAGGAGTTTTAA
- a CDS encoding restriction endonuclease subunit M produces MNIKLICPIRGPLNINEKSKDGLSFTEERQRIELVRFLLTKGYTKELFEFEYNIKFGSSKKYLRADLIIWENESKQNINIVCEVKRDSKHKIDAYDYQLEPAIKLTNSKYGIYFDNADNYLIYSNNKYSLNKLPTYGFEFNAKSISINDLRTITNIDYIYNKLDQLTHNNGISKEKRYEGIFQILLSKYYDEKYNESNLKFLINNNTFSEFKKLYDQSLKYYNINSQIKLKKEIVLPENIVIAIIAFLEEYSFIKSDMGIIQSFFMKFGAIFLKKDLAQYYTPIPIVKFISSLLKVTNSDRIIDPAGGSADFLVGILEKYKNSKIKNLIKENLHYWDISEDALKVAFINMVLHGDGRTNIEQLDSIEKWNYKNEQFDFVITNPPFGSKTKWEKDPKIMKHYELASEKENQQLGILFLERSINLLKANGILVIILPSGYLNNSSLKYIREFCINYRIVADISLPEGSFKGAETGVKTDILIIKKQKIKDDYRIFVSAPQKLGFDFKSKKLPSIYKRDIKTGKYILDEYNKEILDSDLENVISEFKKFAYDSNLTEFEQENINIKYNFLLKSELVNDPMLTLKPELYLNSYRNHMTEIGKNTVSLRELKDSGYCDIEIQKNETIKLVEGKMYSYIDISEAKKGDYSLDNKLHHWEIKNIGRASQAAETNDIFLSYLLGSKDKFFLMLEKNTDNIVVTNGMYRIIISDEIVRLSFYNFLFTNSFSLQFNALSTGHIQTNISLNKVWEFRFKLLEKDEISKVKEMIEIHKKYKQIYSTILD; encoded by the coding sequence ATGAACATAAAATTGATTTGTCCTATTAGAGGACCATTAAATATTAATGAAAAATCCAAAGATGGATTATCTTTTACTGAAGAGAGACAGAGAATAGAATTGGTTAGATTTTTATTAACTAAAGGTTATACAAAAGAACTTTTTGAATTTGAATATAACATTAAATTTGGTTCATCTAAAAAATATTTAAGAGCTGATTTAATAATTTGAGAAAATGAATCAAAACAAAATATTAATATTGTATGTGAAGTAAAAAGAGACAGTAAACATAAAATTGATGCCTATGATTACCAATTAGAACCAGCAATAAAATTAACTAATTCAAAATATGGAATTTATTTTGATAATGCTGATAATTACTTAATTTATAGTAACAATAAGTACTCTTTAAATAAATTACCTACTTATGGTTTTGAATTTAATGCTAAAAGCATTTCCATTAATGACTTAAGAACAATTACAAATATTGATTATATTTATAATAAATTAGACCAATTAACTCATAATAACGGAATAAGTAAGGAAAAAAGATATGAAGGAATATTTCAAATTTTATTATCTAAATATTATGATGAAAAGTATAATGAATCTAATTTAAAGTTTTTAATTAATAATAATACATTCTCAGAATTTAAAAAGCTTTATGATCAATCTTTAAAATACTATAATATTAACTCTCAGATAAAGTTAAAAAAAGAAATTGTTTTACCAGAAAATATAGTTATTGCTATTATTGCGTTTTTAGAGGAATATTCTTTTATTAAATCTGACATGGGGATAATTCAATCGTTTTTTATGAAATTTGGTGCTATTTTTTTAAAAAAAGATCTTGCACAATATTATACCCCTATACCAATAGTTAAGTTTATATCTTCTCTTTTAAAGGTTACAAATAGTGATAGAATTATTGACCCCGCTGGTGGTAGTGCTGACTTTTTGGTAGGAATATTGGAAAAATATAAGAATAGTAAGATAAAAAATTTAATCAAGGAAAATCTCCATTATTGAGACATTAGTGAAGATGCACTTAAAGTCGCATTTATAAATATGGTTTTGCATGGTGATGGAAGAACAAATATAGAACAACTGGACTCAATTGAGAAATGAAATTATAAAAATGAGCAATTTGACTTTGTAATAACTAATCCGCCATTTGGTTCAAAAACCAAATGAGAGAAAGACCCCAAAATCATGAAGCATTATGAACTTGCTTCTGAAAAAGAAAATCAACAATTAGGTATTTTATTTTTAGAAAGATCAATAAATTTATTAAAGGCAAATGGAATATTGGTTATTATATTACCTTCAGGTTATTTAAATAATTCTTCTTTAAAATATATTAGAGAATTTTGTATTAATTATAGAATTGTTGCTGATATTTCTCTTCCCGAAGGTTCATTCAAAGGAGCTGAAACAGGGGTTAAAACAGATATTTTAATAATTAAAAAGCAAAAAATAAAAGATGATTATAGAATTTTTGTTTCAGCTCCTCAAAAATTAGGATTTGATTTTAAATCAAAAAAATTACCTTCAATATATAAACGTGATATAAAAACTGGAAAATATATTTTAGATGAATATAATAAGGAAATATTAGATTCTGATTTAGAAAATGTTATATCAGAATTTAAAAAATTTGCATATGATAGTAATTTAACAGAATTTGAACAAGAAAATATTAATATAAAATACAATTTTCTTTTAAAATCAGAATTAGTTAATGATCCAATGCTAACTTTAAAGCCGGAATTATATTTGAATTCTTATAGAAATCATATGACGGAAATTGGAAAGAATACAGTTTCTTTACGAGAATTAAAAGATTCTGGTTATTGCGATATTGAAATTCAAAAGAATGAAACAATTAAACTAGTAGAAGGAAAAATGTATAGCTATATTGATATTTCTGAGGCTAAAAAAGGTGATTATTCATTAGACAATAAATTACATCATTGAGAAATAAAAAACATTGGTAGAGCATCTCAAGCTGCAGAAACAAACGATATATTTTTAAGTTATTTATTAGGAAGTAAAGATAAATTCTTTTTGATGTTAGAAAAAAATACAGATAATATAGTTGTCACAAATGGAATGTACAGAATAATAATAAGTGATGAAATTGTTAGACTATCATTTTATAATTTTTTATTCACTAATTCATTTTCACTTCAATTCAATGCATTATCAACCGGACATATTCAAACAAATATTTCATTAAATAAAGTATGAGAATTTAGATTTAAATTATTAGAAAAAGATGAAATATCTAAAGTTAAAGAAATGATAGAAATTCATAAAAAATATAAACAAATATATTCAACTATTTTAGATTAA
- a CDS encoding type IV secretory system conjugative DNA transfer family protein — translation MFKNILENLKNKKKWILFIFVSLIILIILNYFCYIIISSIIYLFTNNFTLNFSVIYKIKISFSFYMSLVISLAFELYSFICFFLKTSKNKNKHVIKTDSSEYGCGKWIIDERKPNNVDLKEFEKYYCKDFKTPSYLTRISIMGKKLVYHGISVIKVVHQIIIGSTGSGKTQKIILPTIWLNSRLKDKKLDNGEYENNKPSFVITDPKGEIFATTKMDLEKQGYDVKVLNFKDPSQSMGWNPLTQALKYFEIAITYEKENIHKVKIKNSSSEETKNYIKNNSCLNHTKKNCLVCLENFNKSKNKWFWIDKFEKYIIYDADIFKKHLISQIKKFKSLSNQEITDLTEILIKSNDVKEITWPNGAKNLIKGVLLAMLEIKEKDFNAVNEKNFNMVTVQKILANRASLNEWFKKYGKEFPTSSAWTTCSSQIDCSEATNSSFFSAVSNGTRIFADDSLQDVLCKNDIDLFNICSKEKPTALFLIIPDQRKDKHPLASLFVSQLYLACSFVADKNRIERGKEELDRDLLFLLEEFGNMPAIPNFDNILSVSRSRRIFFTLIVQDLDQINKEYSNSSTTIKSNCLLTVYLKSDNEEINEMIAKKCGKETILTQSISKNKEVLEKAATSMTGKDLISASDLFKLTSNDDELAVILLVGDQPSISRLKHYYKLKKENLMNFKSGLSYSSIPDPIIYDETYFFNLANYVFKKQKNTITKQNVEFSDSFKTELKYNDKLDKVDKQIYNGLKLKFENENEVNKILSISKLKSTINKLEKELNILRKADEPDAKKINEIKKEIKKYKVLEEEQIAKGIVGWYDELGGNLWQKKI, via the coding sequence ATGTTCAAAAATATTTTAGAAAACTTAAAAAATAAAAAGAAATGAATACTATTTATTTTTGTTTCATTAATAATTTTGATTATTTTAAATTACTTTTGTTACATAATTATATCTTCAATTATTTACTTATTTACAAATAACTTTACTTTAAATTTTAGTGTAATATATAAAATTAAAATTTCATTTTCATTTTATATGTCTTTAGTCATTTCACTGGCTTTTGAACTTTATTCATTTATCTGCTTCTTTTTAAAAACAAGCAAAAATAAGAACAAGCATGTTATTAAAACAGACAGTAGTGAATATGGTTGTGGGAAATGAATAATCGATGAAAGAAAGCCAAATAATGTTGATTTAAAAGAATTTGAAAAATATTATTGCAAAGATTTTAAAACACCTAGTTATTTAACTAGAATTTCAATAATGGGAAAAAAGTTAGTTTATCATGGGATTAGTGTTATAAAGGTTGTGCATCAAATTATTATAGGATCTACAGGTTCAGGTAAAACACAAAAAATTATATTACCAACAATTTGGTTGAATTCGCGATTAAAAGACAAAAAACTTGATAATGGAGAATATGAAAATAATAAGCCTAGTTTTGTAATTACAGATCCTAAAGGTGAAATTTTTGCAACAACAAAAATGGATTTGGAAAAACAAGGATATGATGTTAAAGTATTAAATTTTAAAGACCCTTCTCAATCTATGGGCTGAAATCCACTAACTCAAGCTTTAAAATATTTTGAAATTGCTATAACCTATGAAAAGGAAAATATTCATAAAGTTAAAATTAAAAACAGTTCTAGTGAAGAAACAAAAAATTACATTAAAAATAATTCATGTTTAAATCACACAAAGAAAAACTGTTTAGTATGTTTAGAAAATTTTAATAAATCAAAAAATAAATGATTTTGAATAGACAAATTTGAAAAATATATTATTTATGATGCTGATATTTTTAAAAAACATTTAATTTCTCAAATAAAAAAGTTTAAATCATTGTCAAATCAAGAAATTACTGATTTAACTGAAATTTTAATTAAGTCTAATGATGTTAAAGAAATAACATGACCTAATGGTGCTAAAAATTTGATTAAAGGAGTTTTATTGGCTATGCTTGAAATTAAAGAAAAAGATTTTAATGCAGTAAATGAAAAAAACTTTAATATGGTTACAGTACAAAAAATCTTGGCTAATAGAGCAAGTTTAAACGAGTGATTCAAAAAGTATGGAAAAGAGTTTCCTACAAGTTCAGCATGAACAACTTGCTCATCACAAATAGATTGTTCAGAAGCAACAAATTCTTCATTTTTTAGTGCAGTTTCTAATGGGACAAGAATATTTGCAGATGATTCTTTACAAGACGTTTTATGCAAGAACGATATTGATTTATTTAATATCTGTAGCAAAGAAAAACCAACAGCTTTGTTCTTAATTATTCCTGACCAAAGAAAAGATAAACATCCCTTAGCTTCATTATTTGTTAGTCAATTATATTTAGCTTGTTCTTTTGTGGCAGATAAAAATAGAATTGAACGTGGAAAAGAAGAATTAGATAGGGATTTATTATTCTTATTAGAAGAATTTGGTAATATGCCTGCTATACCTAATTTTGATAATATTTTAAGTGTTTCTAGATCAAGAAGAATATTCTTTACTTTAATAGTTCAAGATTTGGATCAAATTAATAAAGAATATAGCAATTCATCAACAACAATTAAATCTAACTGTTTATTAACTGTTTATTTAAAGTCTGATAATGAAGAAATTAATGAAATGATTGCCAAAAAATGTGGTAAAGAAACTATCTTAACGCAATCGATTTCAAAGAATAAAGAAGTCTTAGAAAAGGCAGCAACTTCAATGACCGGAAAAGATTTAATATCAGCTTCAGACTTGTTTAAATTAACAAGCAATGATGATGAGTTAGCTGTAATACTTCTTGTTGGTGATCAACCTTCAATTTCTAGATTAAAACATTATTACAAATTAAAAAAAGAAAACTTAATGAATTTTAAATCTGGATTAAGTTATAGTTCTATTCCTGATCCAATAATTTATGATGAAACATATTTTTTTAATCTAGCAAACTATGTATTTAAGAAACAAAAAAATACAATAACTAAACAAAATGTAGAATTTAGTGACAGTTTTAAAACTGAATTAAAATACAATGATAAATTAGACAAAGTTGATAAACAAATTTATAATGGTTTAAAGCTTAAATTTGAAAACGAAAATGAAGTTAATAAAATACTTTCAATTAGTAAATTAAAATCTACAATAAATAAATTAGAAAAAGAATTAAACATTTTAAGAAAAGCAGATGAACCAGATGCTAAAAAAATTAATGAAATTAAAAAAGAAATTAAGAAATATAAAGTTTTAGAAGAAGAACAAATTGCAAAAGGAATAGTAGGATGATATGATGAATTAGGAGGTAATTTATGGCAAAAAAAGATTTAA
- a CDS encoding DNA methyltransferase family protein gives MTIYFPNKNDEWYTLPYAVEPILEFLKPNSNILCPFDTKDSEYVNVLMNAGHNVTYRHIKEGSDFFDLEDKDVLLFDYIISNPPYSLRKQVFNKLEELNKPFAMLVPLVSIALKPIREKLQDKQLLLFDKRIKFKSEEGMICKNPPSETAYICKNILPKQIIFKELKYT, from the coding sequence ATGACAATTTATTTTCCTAATAAAAATGATGAATGATATACATTGCCTTATGCAGTTGAACCTATTTTAGAATTTTTAAAGCCAAATTCAAATATATTATGTCCTTTTGATACTAAAGATAGTGAGTATGTAAATGTATTAATGAACGCAGGACATAATGTAACTTATAGACACATTAAAGAAGGGTCTGATTTTTTTGATTTAGAAGATAAGGATGTTTTATTATTTGATTATATTATTTCAAATCCACCATATAGCTTGAGAAAGCAGGTTTTTAATAAATTAGAAGAATTGAATAAACCATTTGCGATGTTGGTTCCTTTAGTTTCAATTGCTTTAAAACCAATAAGGGAAAAATTACAAGATAAACAATTATTACTTTTTGATAAAAGAATTAAATTTAAATCTGAAGAAGGAATGATTTGTAAAAATCCACCAAGTGAAACTGCGTATATATGTAAAAATATTCTACCTAAACAGATTATTTTTAAAGAATTGAAGTATACTTAA